The Pongo abelii isolate AG06213 chromosome 20, NHGRI_mPonAbe1-v2.0_pri, whole genome shotgun sequence genome window below encodes:
- the TMEM161A gene encoding transmembrane protein 161A isoform X2 encodes MAVLGVQLVVTLLTATLMHRLAPHCSFARWLLCNGSLFRYKHPSEEELRALAGKPRPRGRKERWANGLNEEKPLSVPRDTPFQLETCPLTTVDALGLASMTQNLEPLLKKQGWDWALPAAKLAIRVGLAVVGSVLGAFLTFPGLRLAQTHRDALTMSEDRPMLQFLLHTSFLSPLFILWLWTKPIARDFLHQPPFGETRFSLLSDSAFDSGRLWLLVVLCLLRLAVTRPHLQAYLCLAKARVEQLRREAGRIEAREIQQRVVRVYCYVTVVSLQYLTPLILTLNCTLLLKTLGGYSWGLGPAPLLSPDPSSARAAPIGSSEDEVQQTAARIAGAVGGLLPPLLLRGVLAYLIWWTAACQLLSSLFGLYFHQHLAGS; translated from the exons ATG GCGGTCCTCGGAGTACAGCTGGTGGTGACCCTGCTCACTGCCACCCTCATGCACAGGCTGGCGCCACACTGCTCCTTCGCACGCTGGCTGCTCTGCAACGGCAG TTTGTTCCGATACAAGCACCCGTCTGAGGAGGAGCTTCGGGCCCTGGCGGGGAAGCCGAGGCCCAGAGGCAGGAAAGAGCG GTGGGCCAATGGCCTTAATGAGGAGAAGCCACTGTCTGTGCCCCGAGATACCCCATTCCAGCTGGAGACCTGCCCCCTCACGACCGTGGATGCCCTGG GTCTGGCCAGCATGACCCAGAACTTAGAGCCACTTCTGAAGAAGCAGGGCTGGGACTGGGC GCTCCCTGCGGCCAAGCTGGCTATCCGCGTGGGGCTGGCGGTGGTGGGCTCTGTGCTGGGTGCCTTCCTCACCTTCCCAGGCCTGCGGCTGGCGCAAACCCACCGGGACGCACTGACCATGTCGGAGGACCGGCCGATGCTGCA GTTCCTCCTGCACACCAGCTTCCTGTCTCCCCTGTTCATCCTGTGGCTCTGGACAAAGCCCATTGCGCGGGACTTCCTGCACCAGCCGCCGTTTGGGGAGACGCGTTTCTCCCT GCTGTCCGATTCTGCCTTCGACTCTGGGCGCCTCTGGTTGCTGGTGGTGCTGTGCCTGCTGCGGCTGGCGGTGACCCGGCCCCACCTGCAGGCCTacctgtgcctggccaaggcccGCGTGGAGCAGCTGCGAAGGGAGGCTGGCCGCATCGAAGCCCGTGAAATCCAGCAGAGG GTGGTCCGAGTCTACTGCTATGTGACTGTGGTGAGCTTGCAGTACCTGACGCCGCTCATCCTCACCCTCAACTGCACACTTCTGCTCAAGACGCTGG GAGGCTATTCCTGGGGCCTGGGCCCAGCTCCTCTACTATCCCCTGACCCATCCTCAGCCCGTGCTGCCCCCATCGGCTCCAGTGAGGACGAAGTCCAGCAGACTGCAGCGCGGATCGCCGGGGCCGTGGGTGGCCTGCTTCCGCCCCTCCTCCTCCGTGGCGTCCTGGCCTACCTCATCTGGTGGACGGCTGCCTGCCAGCTGCTCTCCAGCCTTTTCGGCCTCTACTTCCACCAGCACTTGGCAGGCTCCTAG
- the TMEM161A gene encoding transmembrane protein 161A isoform X1 translates to MAVLGVQLVVTLLTATLMHRLAPHCSFARWLLCNGSLFRYKHPSEEELRALAGKPRPRGRKERWANGLNEEKPLSVPRDTPFQLETCPLTTVDALVLRFFLEYQWFVDFAVYSGGVYLFTEAYYYMLGPAKETNIAVFWCLLTVAFSIKMFLTVTRLYFSAEEGGERSVCLTFAFLFLLLAMLVQVVREETLELGLEPGLASMTQNLEPLLKKQGWDWALPAAKLAIRVGLAVVGSVLGAFLTFPGLRLAQTHRDALTMSEDRPMLQFLLHTSFLSPLFILWLWTKPIARDFLHQPPFGETRFSLLSDSAFDSGRLWLLVVLCLLRLAVTRPHLQAYLCLAKARVEQLRREAGRIEAREIQQRVVRVYCYVTVVSLQYLTPLILTLNCTLLLKTLGGYSWGLGPAPLLSPDPSSARAAPIGSSEDEVQQTAARIAGAVGGLLPPLLLRGVLAYLIWWTAACQLLSSLFGLYFHQHLAGS, encoded by the exons ATG GCGGTCCTCGGAGTACAGCTGGTGGTGACCCTGCTCACTGCCACCCTCATGCACAGGCTGGCGCCACACTGCTCCTTCGCACGCTGGCTGCTCTGCAACGGCAG TTTGTTCCGATACAAGCACCCGTCTGAGGAGGAGCTTCGGGCCCTGGCGGGGAAGCCGAGGCCCAGAGGCAGGAAAGAGCG GTGGGCCAATGGCCTTAATGAGGAGAAGCCACTGTCTGTGCCCCGAGATACCCCATTCCAGCTGGAGACCTGCCCCCTCACGACCGTGGATGCCCTGG TCCTGCGCTTCTTCCTGGAGTACCAGTGGTTTGTGGACTTTGCTGTGTACTCGGGCGGCGTGTACCTCTTCACGGAGGCCTACTACTACATGCTGGGCCCAGCCAAAGAGACTAACATCGCCGTGTTCTGGTGCCTGCTCACAGTGGCCTTCTCCAT CAAGATGTTCCTGACAGTGACACGGCTGTACTTCAGCGCTGAGGAGGGGGGCGAGCGCTCTGTCTGCCTCACCTTTGCCTTCCTCTTCCTGCTGCTGGCCATGCTGGTGCAGGTGGTGCGGGAGGAGACCCTCGAGCTGGGCCTGGAGCCTG GTCTGGCCAGCATGACCCAGAACTTAGAGCCACTTCTGAAGAAGCAGGGCTGGGACTGGGC GCTCCCTGCGGCCAAGCTGGCTATCCGCGTGGGGCTGGCGGTGGTGGGCTCTGTGCTGGGTGCCTTCCTCACCTTCCCAGGCCTGCGGCTGGCGCAAACCCACCGGGACGCACTGACCATGTCGGAGGACCGGCCGATGCTGCA GTTCCTCCTGCACACCAGCTTCCTGTCTCCCCTGTTCATCCTGTGGCTCTGGACAAAGCCCATTGCGCGGGACTTCCTGCACCAGCCGCCGTTTGGGGAGACGCGTTTCTCCCT GCTGTCCGATTCTGCCTTCGACTCTGGGCGCCTCTGGTTGCTGGTGGTGCTGTGCCTGCTGCGGCTGGCGGTGACCCGGCCCCACCTGCAGGCCTacctgtgcctggccaaggcccGCGTGGAGCAGCTGCGAAGGGAGGCTGGCCGCATCGAAGCCCGTGAAATCCAGCAGAGG GTGGTCCGAGTCTACTGCTATGTGACTGTGGTGAGCTTGCAGTACCTGACGCCGCTCATCCTCACCCTCAACTGCACACTTCTGCTCAAGACGCTGG GAGGCTATTCCTGGGGCCTGGGCCCAGCTCCTCTACTATCCCCTGACCCATCCTCAGCCCGTGCTGCCCCCATCGGCTCCAGTGAGGACGAAGTCCAGCAGACTGCAGCGCGGATCGCCGGGGCCGTGGGTGGCCTGCTTCCGCCCCTCCTCCTCCGTGGCGTCCTGGCCTACCTCATCTGGTGGACGGCTGCCTGCCAGCTGCTCTCCAGCCTTTTCGGCCTCTACTTCCACCAGCACTTGGCAGGCTCCTAG